The following nucleotide sequence is from Pedobacter sp. PACM 27299.
ACAGTTTCGAGAACAATGGTGGTTCTTATAGATTGTATGGTCGTTATTTTGCTAAATGATTCTCTCATTAATGCCATTAAGGAAGCCGAATCTGTGGTTCTCACCTTCACTAAATAGCAGTCGTCTCCAGCAATAATATGTACTTCCTGTACCTCTTTAATCTTGGACAATTCCGTTGCGGTAGTGGTACAGCCGATGCTATGAGAGGCTTTCATGGAAATGAAGGCCAGCAATTTTAAGTCTACAGCCGCAGGATTGATTCTCGCGGTGTATTGTGTAATCACATTCTTCTGTTCTAACTTTTTCACGCGTTCCAGCACCGCAGAGGGAGCCATCTCTAATTCTTTGGCCATGTGCACATTGGAAATCCTTGAATTTTCCTGCATCAACCTTAAAATAGCAAGATCGATCTTATCCAAATTGATATTGTTTTCGATTATCATTCTGTAAATGTATTTATATTCAGAATAATATGCAAACAATATTTATATATTCTGATTATTGTTCTCTTTGGTTGTGATTGTTTAGATTCTGTAAATTGATTATTTTTAGCTCTTCAACTCAGTTTTAATACTGTTGTGGCGGTGATTTGAAAAATGCACTGTATATTGCCGGTCAACTGGAAACTCAAAATA
It contains:
- a CDS encoding Lrp/AsnC family transcriptional regulator translates to MIIENNINLDKIDLAILRLMQENSRISNVHMAKELEMAPSAVLERVKKLEQKNVITQYTARINPAAVDLKLLAFISMKASHSIGCTTTATELSKIKEVQEVHIIAGDDCYLVKVRTTDSASLMALMRESFSKITTIQSIRTTIVLETVKEEIQLVIPEK